The Carnobacterium divergens genome includes a window with the following:
- a CDS encoding PaaI family thioesterase has translation MNLLTALGIVTKRANQEEVQLTLEIIEQHQQPFGLMHGGISGILIETAASIGANTYLDTTQEVAVGLELNLNHLASFQKGHLIVTATPIHTGKQTHVWQAVVSTDTGKKISVGRCTLMIQRLG, from the coding sequence ATGAATTTATTAACAGCATTAGGTATCGTCACTAAAAGGGCGAATCAAGAAGAAGTTCAATTGACTCTCGAAATTATAGAACAGCACCAACAGCCATTTGGTCTCATGCATGGTGGCATATCTGGTATTTTAATTGAAACGGCTGCAAGTATTGGTGCAAATACTTATTTAGATACTACTCAAGAAGTCGCGGTGGGGCTGGAGCTTAACCTCAATCATTTGGCTAGTTTCCAAAAAGGACACTTGATTGTGACCGCTACACCGATTCATACTGGAAAGCAAACTCATGTGTGGCAAGCGGTTGTTTCTACCGATACAGGTAAGAAAATTAGTGTTGGGCGCTGTACATTGATGATTCAAAGACTTGGCTAA